A stretch of DNA from Rhinoraja longicauda isolate Sanriku21f chromosome 9, sRhiLon1.1, whole genome shotgun sequence:
TACCCTAATATACTACTAATTGGGGGtattcatatatattttttttaaacccgcGTAAATGATAAATTGCAGGACCAACGTGTTTTTAAGATGTGATTAGTTAGTTAAACGCGCCCTCTTTAAGGCGTATTGTGGGAATCATAAACGCTGTAAACCATTTGAAGTAGAAACCAATTATATtttcccattaaaaaaaaatcgagGAAAAATGTCCTGAGTGCATGAATTCCTAATGCACAATCCAGACTATACTGCATCAAGAAACATCGGGTCATAATTTGATTTAGACTCCCAACACGATTCTTTACTGATTTTCTTCATCGTTAAGCGAATGGGCAACCGGGACAGTTCTGCGTGCGGGACGCCCTTGGGCAAATGAAATGCATCGGCCTTTGGCGATTCACAACGTGTTCTGCATTGCAACAATTTCACACAAAATTGAGCTAGGATCTCAAGCTGGCGTCTGCAGTTTTGGAGCACGGCACAATCATAGGTAATCAAAGTAAAATAATTAACTTTATCTAACACCTgggtgagaagggtctcgacccgaaacgtcacccattccttctctccagagatgccgcccgtcccgctgagttactccaggctttatgtgtccatcttcggtgtaaaccggcatctgcagttccttataaaaCATATCTAACATATCTAACATCTAACATGTCTAACATCTAACATATCTAACATCTGCCCGGTTCGGCATTGCATGACAGGATGCGATTTCAGGTTCTGTGTTCCCCTCAAAAGACTCTCTTGTACTCACCCCTGCCCCCCGCTCCCACTCCCCTGTCCACACTGATCCTATTACTCGCTCAGTATGTACTGTGCAGACACGACTATTTGAGCTTCAAACTTCACGGCTTGTCCTGTTGTTGCGTTTAATGTGAATGACAAACCAAATGACCTAATAGCTGATAATGACAAACCAAAGGACCAAATGACATAATAGCTGTGCAGACTACAAGCCGACCTGTCGAATTGGCATATTGGATACATATATGTTTTCATATTCTATGTTCACTTGTTTACTTGAAGAATATTAACAGGCATtcatggaacacacacacacacacacacacacacacacacacacacacacacacacacacacacaaaatacacaaCGTTTACTAAGCTTTTTTTGCTTTTGACGGAAAAAATGCGTTAAAACATGCATCTAGGGGAATTTGGGGGATGTTTGCTTTTTGCTCCGTTCGCACGGCACAGCTGTTCCCTTGGTCGATCGGCGTAAACACACACAAGGCAATCTCACCTTACACTTCCAATTACGTCCTTCACTTCGCACGGTCCCACGATCGGCCACGTTTAGCGAATGCGTTGTCgtcgttgttgttgttgttgttcttgCAGAGAGTTGCGGGTTCGCCACCGAACAACTAGCGTTACTCGAGGGTTCACGGATCATTCGGCATCCCTTTCAGGAGCGCTCCCTCGCCAGTCACGATGCGGGGGATGTCCACTAGGCGGAGACACTCTCTCAGGGAAACCGGGGGTTCAGGCTTCCGAGAGCCCACGCTGACCTCCGGGATAGCGTCTGGAACTTGGATAACGTGCAAAACAATAGTCGATTCCCAGGTGCACAGAAAATCGGAATTTTAATACACTTGTCGGTTATTGCGTCGAACAAGACATTCTCAttaaaagaaacacaaagtgctggaaattcTTATtcgaaaaaaactgctggagtaactcagcgggtcgacagcatttctggagaacatggataggcgacgtttcgggccacagagtcacagactgatacagcgtggaaacaggcccttcggcccaacttgcccacatcggccaacatgtcccatctacacttgtcccaccaggCCCATATcattccaaacctgtcttatccatgtacctgtctaactgcttctcagacgttgggatagtccctgccgcaACTAGTTCATCTTGTTCCTTCACCGTCCTTTGTGGCTGCGCTAAAATAAATGATACAagggggctggagtaactcagcgggccaggcagtatttctggagaacctGATCGAGTCTCCTCTTCAGACTGTGCTTCAGGGTTAGTAGGTTGATTTGTTAGCTGTCTTAAGAAACGGCCCAGACAGTGATGCTCTGGTTCCTGGAGCCACTCGGTGCATCTCAACCACACGGGTGATAGCGGGTCACCGAGATAACACTTCCAATCTtctcatctgtgaagaacatgaatGCCACTCTGTTTCGGCGACGGGAACGTCTCATGAATTATTTATCCAgagaatgaatatatatatatacactgcggTCCCGTAATTATTCATCAAAGAACTGTCttttcttaagtctgaagaagggcctcgacccgaaacgtcacccattccttctctccagagatgctgcctgtttcaccgagttattccagcttttatgCCTATCTTCGTCCTTTCTTCCTACACCTGCCCCACCAACATGACTCTggttccatgtctccatgtctagCGAGGTGCCCACAATATTGTTTCGCCGACACCATCCTTGCGGTCTTATTCCAATCCTCTCTGCAATTGGCAATGGTGATTTCCATTGTCCAGGCCTTCAATTGTTGAATTCATGGGCAATCCCAAAGCCTCTCGTCTCCTTTGGGAGGTTGGTCAAGATGGAATAAGGATGGAAGATAGTGGGTGTAACGtttgacaggtcaggcagcatctgcgatcACGTAATCTTTCCATATGACGTTGCCTctgtttcactctccacagatactgtctgacttgTTTCCATCGTTTtcgtctttttttaaaattatttctacATTTAtattatctgcagtttctttgcctAGGAATAGGGAAAGGTTGGCTATTCGACTTGTCAAATCCGTTccaaaaatattattgaattcttctcttcttcttaggccccctcggtcatggctgaccatgggtgattgtTGAATTAGCTCCCACCTTTCCTACATCCACGGGCCTTCGCAAAAGCTCCGAGATATGCCTTCCTGCCATCAACTTAAACCAAGCAGCCGTCCTGATCTCTTTATATGCGTTCCTTGTCAATCTCAATCTGAACACACTTCTCAAGAATTCCTTTTGATTTTTCATTCTTGGAATTTCAAATAGATGTTCTGTTCGCGCCTttcagggggggaaaaaaatcccaaATCCTGGAATTTCCCTGGGTCAAGCAAGGATAACGAAGTTTGTTCTTCGACGTATGGAAATTAAAACCTACATAAAGTCTTTACGTGGACGTGAACCAGAAACATGGCACTAACTCACCCCTAAAATCTGTTGAAACTAAAACTTCCTTTTCGCACTGTGTGGCATGGAATTTTGTTAGAAACACGGAATGTAAGTGGGCGAATTGTCTAAGATACAAGTTGGCCTTTTAGCCGAACTGAACAGTTCGACTGAATGAATGGTCGTCGTTTGCACGTAAATTATTTATTGATATATATTCGATATCGATTAAGAAAATTGGACAGAATCATTTCAGGAGAACGAATCGCTAAGTTTTTTTCAAGATGGGTTTTTTTTGCACCTTCCCCGGCGAAAGTGATGATGGATCATAAAAGCGTCTCGTAATGAACAGCCTCTGAGAAGGCGAACATCAATAAAGTCCTTATTTATTTTTACTCTGCAGCCGAATCACACAATTTCTTACTAATAAAATAAAgcgatatatatgtatatatatgtcgcTTTATTTTAGTAAGAATTCTAagaatatatatatctatatatatatatatatatatcgcttTATTGTAGTAAgaatttttaatatatatataatgcagTAAAGAATGCACATATATACTTTGCACCccgtgtatattatatatatatatatatatcgcttTATTTTAGTAAGATttttttatatatacatatatatatatataatatacacggGGTGCAAAGTATATATGTGCATTCTTTACTGAACTGGGCACAGTAAATAAATATTACGTGAAATGCATATCCATTCGATAAATGATACGTGATTTTTCCTTCTTTGGGTAGAAGGCTTGCAAATACTTGACAACACAAAATGAAGAAAGGTGTTTCCGATGTTAATAATTCGATTCCGACACGGCATTCGATTGAAGCTGGCGACGTCACCAATAAGTTATTATTTTTTAGTTCacacatgttcacaagttataggagtagaattaggccactcggcctttTTAGTTGAGTTGATTGTcacgcggtacagtgaaaagtttttgttgcgtgctatactgtcagcgaaaagacaataatgAATACGTGTTATTACTAGTATGACTTGTTGAAGCCAATATATATATAAGCCTTGCAGAATAATGTCAATATCGGATTCCAAGACGTGAATGTTTCAAGCAGACATTCTTTGTTTGTGAACAAATATATAGATACCCAATCTCTCAAGAATTTTAATAGCGTTTATTTGTCATTGGCTCCGGATATGAACCTGGACAATGAAAtgtttcgaagatagacacataatgctggtttaacttagtgggacagggaaCATCTCTCGAGAGAATGGTTGGGATAGGATTgaggtcgagaccttccttccttgtttcagctttacaggcacattagaagCAACAACAACAAATATACAATACATTAATTATTATTCTTGGACAAATAAAGCCCCTGATAGTGCAGAAACTAGAGAGCTACCAGAGTAGTATAAAGTCATagtagtgtaaaccagcaactggaaTTCCTCCATACACATTTCATctgttctgcagtctgaagaagtgtctcggccagaaacgtcacccattcctactatccagaggtgctgcctggcccgctgagttactccagcagtttgtgtctatcttagtgtaCAGTCTGGAGTGGATCGGTGCTGAGGCAGGGTTGTGGTtcgggttgtgcagggtggtccAAGAGCCCGATAGGTGATGcgcagaagctgttcttgaaccaggaGGTAACGGTTCTCAGAATCCCGTACTTCCTTCGTGATGGTCGCAGcgagaaatacaatacaatatatctttattgtcattgtacagaggtacaacgagattgggatagAGAAGAGAGCACTGCCATGGTGGCGTGTGGGTCTTTGACGAGGCAGCGTCTCCTAAAATTCCCTTCCGTGTTGGGGAGCCCAGTACCAGTAATGGACTGGGTAACTGCTTTCAGCAGCCTCTTAATCCTCTTagacttaaaaaaaattaagatctATGAAATTTACCATTCAAACATCACTACTAATTTTCAAATTCTGACACTTTAATGATCCTATATATTTTTGGGGTGAATTAGCATTTGTGACCGTGAAAGAATTAGTGAATTAGAAAAAAAACTTGGCAGGAACAATTTGATGTGCATGCTTCCAATAAAACCTTTTATCACGAGTTTTACCACTGTTGTAATAATGAAAGTATATCTGTAATATAATTGAATTGGATTCTATACAGTTAATTATAGATTGCACATGTTTGGCAATCAACGTGCTTCTTTGGGCTAGTGCTGGTAAACGAGATACATTAATAGAATTACCTGATCTTTAAAAGTGGATTGTTTGGCAATACCGCCAGGCAATAGCACTGCTGTTCGAAGCAGTGGACCCTACATTCCAGCATACATACATAAATACTGTCTATGCACCTGAAATGCTGCATTGGTTTTGTTTATCtcgttttttaaaaagtttggtTACttccagagagagagaaaaaaacccacgTTTGCAAGTTTGACCTACGCTGATCTCTCGCATGTGTGCCGCGACGGGAGAGACAGGGCAGGCACGTCTCGAAGCCATAAACTGCAACTTTCATGAGCATTGACAGTTTTTTTTGTGACCTGTGGGACGacgaatatattattatttcaaCTGTGTAAAGGATGAGCAGATTAACGATATGGCTGCCCCCCCAAGTCGATAGACGGCGCTCGGATTGTCCTTTCCCGACGATGTTCCTTAACACTTAAACGCCCCAACCCAGCCTTCAAAACAAGCACTCGtgcaataatatatatatatatatatatgcatgtaaaCGTGACAAAAATGTGTCGACGTTTCAAAATGGTGTTCAGCCTCACACATTCGATTAAATCCACTTTATTTATTGTTAATGACACTGCTTAAATTGAATGAATGGAGATATCGTCAGATGCAGAGAGACGGTGGGGATTTCCTTGATTATTTTAGTCTTGCCGACGTGTTAAAACAAAAGCTTGACGTATTTTTTACCCTGTCCAACTAGTTAATATAATCACCAGAAACGTATAAGTCCGTTAATATAAGACGGTTGATATTATATTCGGGttgtggtgagaaggcaggagaatggggttaggagggagagatagatcggccatgattgaatggcggagtaggcttgattggccgaatggcctaaattctgctcctatcacatgaccgtaCGACCACTTAAGAGCGATGCAGCGTCTGTGGTAAATGTTATATAATTCTATAATTTATATAGAAAGTTACTTATTCGAGCGTGCCCAGATAGATGCCTGGTCATAGtcgcttttttttgtttttctttcaatTACTTCTGCTCtgtttgtgtgtttttgttgttttctgcCGATGGAACAGCTTCCCGGGTCATTGGCATTTAGCTTCAGTCCCGACTAGTTGTTTCACGCAAAACATCTTCTAAATACGAGGGCGATGCATTTATTGCAAAGATGGTAACAGCACAAATGTTTTGGGGAACGTACATAATCCCATGTTCAAGGTTGTGCCTAAATGGCGAATCTTCTCACGCGCATTTATTAATATTCCggcttttaattaaaaaaatcttaaaacaTAGGTTTCTTTAACATATTATTCCTCAAAATAAGAAGGGAAGTCATACCGGTGGGTTTAAGAAGCATGAGAAGTTTGCTTTCATTAAAAATACCATATTCTTTTAAATGGGCGCTGTCCTCGTCTAGAATTCCTTTAAAAATCCAATGTTAATATGCCGACATGTCAGTATCTATTAATCATCTTTTACAAAACGAAAATAGAAGAACCTGTGATTGATGATATTAGATGAGATGAAACAAAAGCACAGTTATTTCACAAAGAACTAAGCTAATAATCTCAATCACGAGAAAACCTTTAGAACATATATTACGCCATGGTATAAATCAAACTCGTGAcatgatatatatttttatgcTATGCAAGTATCCGAACTTTGTTCCTCATTATCGGCCAAGCGATGAATCGATCAAATATTTCCgactaaaaaaaaagaattatggAGAATATATGAAATTTTTCAAGATTCAGAATATACTTTTGATGGAACTACGCCGACTGTATGGATGTGTTTGGGAAGAATGCGGAAAATGGAGTGTAAAATATAATGTGATTGGATTTTTCAAAGCATGtacttgttaaaaaaaaaaagttaataatACTGgttggaaatgtttaaaaaaaacggcGGCCTCTTCCAATCTGGCCACTGGTATCCAAGGGTTTTATGCTTTCGCGAATTCTAATTGAAATTTCTAGTAATCAAGACTTCAGCCGCAGTTGCTGGGCTTCCCGACTTTGAGGAGTTGCCAGGAAGGCGGAGAGTCGCCGTGCGGCATTAATAAGTTCTGCTTCAAGGCAGCCAATTGGGAGAAAGGAGGAAGCCAGCGAAAGACTAATGAGAACCTCGCAACGCGACCATCAAGATTGACGTGGAGAAACGCGTAAAATTGATCCGGGCAAATTGCAGCCTCTAGGAAATACAAATCTGCCCCTAACGGATGAAGATCATCTTGTGCAATCCGGGCAGCCCCGTCTCAATACTGTtcgccccctccctcacccccccctcccctttccactaCAAGTCTCCAAGCGTGGGTCGCGGGAGGAATTCAGCTACCGTGCGTTTGGAACCGGAGTCAGTTGCCTGCCCCTGCACTTTCCCAGTCCGTCTTCAGCCTGCCTCTTCGAAACAAACTTTCAGCCACTGCAAGAGGACGTTTCTAAACATAAAAAAACCGCCGAGAGGTTTTCGCTTGGTTAGACAATGGGTAAGCATCGGATCCTATTAGCACGGTTCAGTTGCAGCGAGTTTGATAACACAATGAAGAAAGATTGCCTTTACACgcatgcagtgtgtgtgtgtgtgtgtgtgtgtgtgtgagtgtgagagacggACCAGCGATCGGCACCCGGTCCCTCGTCTTTGCTTGATTCGACTCGAGGGGGTTTGTTTTGTATTTTTGGCAGATGTAAAAAGTTAAATAATAGAGGAGGACGGAGGAGAAGCGGCGATTGTGTTAAAAATGCACATTAACTGGGGGTAAAACTGGGACGGCCGAGTCACAAGGAGATCGCTGTGAAGTGTATTAAGGAGATAGTTTGCAAACTGTAGAGCTACTACACTCAGCGACGGACGCGGGGTGGAATGGACTACGCAAGCCCGAATAAAATACATAATTACAAGCCAGTCGATAATAAAGAAATGCTATCTCCAAAAAACAACAACACATGACTTCATATTTTTAGTCGGCGAATGTATTTTTGTTGGAAACAGATGCCGCTTTCCATGGTCAGGCCTTTGGAGtttgtgggatgtgggatgtTTTGACAGCTGTTTCATCTCTATGCGTGTTTTTGTACGTTAAAAAGCGGGAGGTTATCACGGTGGACCTgcgtccctttccctctctctcccgcagATCAGACGTACGGCGAGGTGAATCAGCTGGGAGGCGTTTTCGTGAACGGGAGACCGCTTCCCAACGCCATCAGGTTGCGGATCGTGGAGCTGGCTCAGCTGGGCATCAGACCGTGCGACATCAGCAGGCAACTCCGCGTCTCTCACGGCTGCGTCAGCAAAATCCTGGCCCGCTACAACGAGACGGGCTCCATCTTACCCGGGGCGATCGGCGGCAGCAAACCCAGGGTGACCACGCCGATGGTGGTGAAGTACATCCGAGAGTACAAGCACGGAGACCCCGGGATCTTCGCTTGGGAGatacgagacaggctgttgggcGACGCCGTGTGTGACAAGTACAACGTGCCTTCGGTCAGCTCCATCAGCAGGATCCTGAGGAATAAAATCGGCAACCTCTCGCACCCGGGCCACTGCGAGGGTGCCAAGCAGATGCCGCCACAGCCTTCGCTCTCTTACAACCCCATTTACCAGTACTCTTACCCCAACCACATGTCCTCGGCGGCCGCCAAGATGAGCGGTTCCGCTGGGGTGCCGGTGGCAGGGGTGACGGGGCATGTCGGTATCCACAGAGCCTGG
This window harbors:
- the pax1b gene encoding LOW QUALITY PROTEIN: paired box protein Pax-1 (The sequence of the model RefSeq protein was modified relative to this genomic sequence to represent the inferred CDS: inserted 2 bases in 1 codon; substituted 1 base at 1 genomic stop codon), whose product is MXVGELSKIQVGLLAELNSSTXNEWSSFAHQTYGEVNQLGGVFVNGRPLPNAIRLRIVELAQLGIRPCDISRQLRVSHGCVSKILARYNETGSILPGAIGGSKPRVTTPMVVKYIREYKHGDPGIFAWEIRDRLLGDAVCDKYNVPSVSSISRILRNKIGNLSHPGHCEGAKQMPPQPSLSYNPIYQYSYPNHMSSAAAKMSGSAGVPVAGVTGHVGIHRAWPSAHSVTNILGLRSLVEQAAALGGVDASAYQTKVEDWSNVNRATFPSTQSVNGIEKQALEADLKYSQPPSALPAVSSFVPPCAVGPYPASNQVAGYGVYGGPGAGYMGGHPWQSQNSGLSHSGSGIAMHGGDIHTPMPFKHLSAREVAERKPGSPVSKPHEALRNFHGLSIAVSST